The nucleotide window CCCTGCAGGACGTGACCCTGCACACCGAGCAGGGCAGCTTCCTGTCGCTGCTCGGCCCCTCCGGCTGCGGCAAGTCGACGATCCTGCGCATCCTCGCAGGCCTCGAATCCGCCACCGGCGGCACCGCCGCCGTCGACGGCAAGACCCCCGAACAGCTCCGCGACGCCCACGAACTCGGCATCGCGTTCCAGGATTCGGCGCTGCTGCCCTGGCGCAGCGTCCGCGCCAACATCCGCCTCCCCTTCGAGGTCGCAGGCCTGCCCGTCGACGCCCGACTCGTCGACGACCTCATCGAACTCGTCGGCCTCCGCGGATTCGAGGACGCCAAGCCCGGCCAGCTCTCCGGCGGCATGCGGCAGCGGGCATCCATCGCCCGGTCGCTCGTGCTGAAGCCCTCCGTGCTGCTCCTCGACGAACCCTTCGGCGCCCTCGACGACATGACCAGGCAGCGGCTGAACCTCGAGCTGCTGCGCATCTGGACCGAGAAGCCGGCGACGACCCTCATGGTCACCCACGGCATCTCCGAAGCGATCTTCCTCTCCGACCAGGTCGCCGTCATGACGCCCCGGCCCGGCCGCATCCGCGAGATCATGACGATCGACCTGCCGCGCCCGCGCACCCCCGAGATGATGCGCACCCCCGAGTTCCACGCCTACGTCGACCACGCGCAGGAGCTGCTCTTCGGCGGCCCCGACCCGGAGGTCTGATGCGCGCCGTCCGCACCCACCCGGTCGTCAGCGGCCTCATCGGGGTCGTGGCTCTGATCGCCGTCTGGTGGATCGGGGCCGCCCTGTTCTTCCAGCGCGGCGACGGCACCGGGGCCGTGCCCACCCCGCCCGACGTCGTCACCCGGCTCATCGAAGACGGCTGGGCGTTCTACTCCGCGAACCTCGCCGTCACCCTCGGCGAAGCCGGCATCGGCTACCTCTTCGGCAACGTGCTCGCCCTGCTCATCGCCGCCGTCGTGCTCGTCTTCCCGCGCGCCGAAACCGTCGCGATGCAGGTCGCCGTCGTCAGCTACTGCATCCCCATCGTCGCCATCGGGCCCATCATCTTCATCGTCATCGGCGCGCCGAAGACCGGCGAAGCATCCGGCACCGCCGTCGTGCTCGCCGGCCTCAGCGTCTTCTTCACGACCATGGTCGGCTCGGTGCTCGGCTTCAAATCCGCCGACCGCGCCTCGCTCGACCTCGTACGCGCCTACGGCGGCGGATCCTTTGCGCAGCTGCGTTTCGTCCGCCTGCGCTCGGCACTGCCCGGCATCTTCGCCTCGCTGCAGATCGCCGCGCCCGCCGCGTTCCTCGGCGCCATCCTCGGGGAATACTTCGGCGGCGTCGACGTCGGCCTCGGGCCGGCGATGACCTACGCCATGCAGAACCTCGACGCCGCCCGCCTCTGGGGCATCGCCCTCGTCTCCGGCCTCGTCGCCGGCGGCGCGTACGCGCTCATCGGCCTCGCCGGCCGCATCGTGAACCCGTGGGTGCACCGCGAACGGAGGAGCGCATGACGGCATCCGTCGACGAACCCGTCGAGACGCCCGAAGAAGCCGGCGCCGACGCGCAGTCGTTCGCCTCTCGCGCCGCGGCCTTCGGCGGCGTATGGCGCAACCTCGCGACCGGCCTCGTGTCGCTGGCGATCGTGCTCGTGCTGTGGTGGGTGCTGCTGTGGGCCTTCGACGTCTCCCCCTACGTCGGCAAGGGGCCGCTCGACGTGTTCGCGTACCTCTTCCTCGACGAGGATGCCGGCGAGCACCTCGGCGCCCTCGGCACCCTCCTCGGCGAAACCCTCGTCGACGCCGCGATCGGCTTCGTCACCGGCCTCGCGCTCGCGATCGTCATCGCCGCCCTGTTCATGCTCTCGCGCGGCGTCGAAGCGGCGCTCATGCCGGTGGCGATGCTCTTCCGCAGCGTTCCGCTCATCGCGATGGCGCCCGTGCTCATCCTCATCTTCGGCCGCCAGGGTGCGACCGTCGCGGCGATGGGCGCGATCGTCGTCCTCTTCCCGGCGCTCGTGACGATCGTCACCGGCCTCCGCAGCGCGTCGAAGGCGATGACCGACGTCGTCACCGTCTACGGCGGCGGCACCTGGAAGCAGCTCAGGCTCGTCGCCTTCCCGTCGAGCCTGCCGTCGTTCTTCGCGGCGGTGCGCATCTCGATCCCCGGCGCGATCACCGGAGCCCTCCTCGCCGAATGGCTCGCGACCGGCCGCGGCCTCGGCTACGGCATCGTCTCGGCCATCGGCCGCGCCCGCATCAGCGAGGTCTGGGCCGACGTCGTCGCGATCACGCTCGTCTCGATCGTGCTCTACAACCTGGCCCTCGTGGTCGAGACGGCGGTGCTGAAGCGGCGGTCGTGAGCGGGCGTGCCGGCATCCGTCCGGCATCCGTCCGGCATCCGCCGCTGTTCGCACGAGCGGGCGACGGCGGGGCCGCCGGTGCGTCCCGGCATCCGCCCGCGTCACGAAAACAGGCCACGGCGGGGCCGCACGCGTCGATTCGGCCTGTTCTCGGTGCGCCGCAGTCGATTCGGCCTGTTTTCAGAACCGGGTCGAGGCGAGATGGGGCGGCGGGCGGATGCCGGGGGCCGATGGATGCCCGGGGCCGATGGATGCCGCGGTGCCGCGGCCCCGTTAGTACTGCAGGAGGCTGAAGACCTCGTAGCGGTCGCCGAGGGCGGCGCGGCCGCCGAGGTCCTCGAGCTCGATCGCGACCGAGATGCCGGCGACGACCCAGCCGGCGCGCTCGACCAGGCGCGCAGCGGCACCGACCGTGCCGCCGGTGGCGAGCACGTCGTCGACGATGAGCACGCGCGAACCCGGCGGCAGTTCGCCCTCGTGCACTTCGAGGGCGGCCGTGCCGTACTCGAGGTCGTACTCCTCGGTGAGCACCGCGCGCGGCAGCTTGCCCTGCTTGCGGACCGTCAGCACGCCCGCACCGCACAGCGCCGACGCCGCGCCGGCGAGCAGGAACCCGCGCGCCTCGACGCCGCCGAGGTGGTCGAAGCGACCGGCGAAGGGCGCCGTGAGCGCCTCGGCGAGCGCATGGAACGCGGGGCCGTCGGCGAAGACCGGGGTGAGATCGCGGAACAGGACGCCCGGCTCGGGGAAGTCGGGGATCACCGCGAGGTGGCTCTCGACCAGGGAACGGGCATCGGCAAGGGGCGAATTCACCGTCCGAGGATATCGCGGGCGGCCTGGGGATCGCCGGGGATCGCAGCCTCCGCCTCTCCGCCGGTGCGCGGGTGCTTGCCGAGACGCCGCACTCGGCGATATCCGCTTCCGGGGGTCGATTCCCGCCACATGCACGGGGAACTCCGCGGAAACGTGGCAGGAAATGACCCCCGGAACGGAGAAGAGAGCGCGCGGGGCGGAGAGCGGGTGCGGGAGCGGGTGCGGGAGCGGGAGCGGGAGCGAGCACCGGAACGGGAGCGGGAGCGGGAGCGACGGCAGGGCGATCCGGCATCCGCTCGGGATCAACCGTTCGTTCGATGCGGATGCGCAGGCTCGGCCGGGAGGATGGAAGCATCCCCGACCCCTGGAGTTCCCCCGTGTCACCGAAACGCCTGTTCCGTTCGCTCGCCTTCGCCGAGGCGGTGACGTGGACCATCCTGATCGCCGCGATGATCCTGAAGTACGGGGCCGGGTGGGATGCGGCCGTGCTCGTCGGCGGGTCGATCCACGGATTGGTGTTCCTCGCCTACGCGGGCATCTCGATCCTCGTCGGCGTGAACCAGCGCTGGAACGTCGGCGCGATCGCCTTCGCCGTGCTCACCGCGATCGTGCCGTACGCGACGGTGCCGTTCGAGCTGTGGCTGATTCGCCGCGGCCGCCTCGACGGGGACTGGCGGCGCGGGCCCGGCGAAGCGCCCGGCGACCGGGGCTGGGCGAACCGCGTCATGTACTGGATGCTGGCCCGCCCCCTCGTCTTCGGTGCGGTCTTCGTCGTGGCGGTCGTGGCGATCTTCGCGGCACTGCTCGTCATCGGTCCGCCCGGCGGCCGGGAGGCGTGAGCCCCGGCATCCACTCGGCCCGTCTTCTGCCAGCGGTCGCTCAGTGCACGATCGCGCTCAGCAGCATGACGATCAGCCCGAGGCTCGCCGTCACCGCCGCCGCCAGCAGGCGCGCCCACCACGGCCGGCCGCGGTGCGCGGCCCCCGTGAAGCCGATGATCGCGAGCACCGCGACGCCCGCCCACAGCGCGAGGTCGTAGGCGAGGTCCTCGCCCAGGATCCCGAGCACCCCGGTCAGCAGCAGGAGCGTCGGCACGATCATCGCCACCAGCAGCCCGACCGAGTCGGCCGCCGCCGCGCGCAGCGCCCGCATGACGCCGCGGAACGTCGCCCGGCGTTCGTGCTCGCGCGCGACGGCGCCCGCGAAGACGTGCGCAACCCACAGCACCCCGACCGTGCCCACCGTGAACAGCAGGACCTCGAGATCGCTGTCGTCCTCCCCGTGGACGGCGATGAGCGCGCTCACGAGGATGACGCCGTACACGGCCGACTCGCTGCGGTACGCGCGCGCGAACGGTTCGATCGGTCCGAGCGCCCGCACGGCATCCGCTGCGCGAGGCGGCTCGTCGCTGGCCCCCATGCCGTCATCGTATCCGCAGGTAGCGCTCGTCGGCGGGTACCGCTCCTCCACAGGCGCCGTACGTGCACGCGTCGTCCACGGTCTCGAGCGGATGCCGCCCCGCGCCCGTTCGGGTCTGGCATTCTCGGGGCATCCACCGCGACAATGGAAAGGTGCTGACCATGACCGAACCTCAGGTGTGGACCCTCATCGGGGTCTTCGCCGCCGGCATGCTCGGAACGATCACGATCGTCTCGACCCTTTTCGTGCGGGTGATCCGCGCCGAGATCGCCAGGCTCGACGCGCGGATCGGCGGCATGCACGGCGAACTCGACGCGAAGATCACCGGCCTCCGAAGCGAACTCAAAGGCGACATCGCGGCGCTACGCGGCGAAGTGCGCGCGCTCGACGGCGACGTGCAGGCGCTCATGAAGCGCACCTTCGGCATCGAGTGACGGCGCGGCCTGCGAGGCCGCGCCGGTAGACTCGAGAGGTCCGGCATCCGCCCGCGGCACCCGATCGCCGCCCTCTTCTGGAGCTCGCCCTGTGACCGCATCCACACCCGCCGAGACGCCCGCGCACGAGCGCGACGCGGCATCCGCACCCGGCACGGCCCCCGTGCTCGACACCGTCGACGTCGCCGCCGCCACCCCCGAGAAGGAGCAGCCGTACGCCGCCCTCGGGCTGAAGCCCGACGAGTACGAGCGCATCCGCAACATCCTCGGCCGCCGGCCCACCTCCGCCGAGCTCGCGATGTACTCGGTGATGTGGAGCGAGCACTGCTCCTACAAGTCGTCGAAGGTCTACCTCAAACAGTTCGGCAAGAAGGTCACGCCCGAGATGAAGCGGGACCTCATGGTCGGCATGGGCGAGAACGCCGGCGTCGTCGACATCGGCGAGGGCTGGGCCGTCACCTTCAAGATCGAATCGCACAACCACCCGAGCTACATCGAACCGTTCCAGGGGGCTGCGACCGGCGTCGGCGGCATCGTCCGCGACATCATCTCGATGGGCGCACGCCCCGTCGCCGTCATGGACGCGCTGCGCTTCGGCCGCGTCGACGACCCCGACACCGCCCGCGTCGTGCACGGCGTCGTCGGCGGCATCTCCTTCTACGGCAACTGCCTCGGCCTGCCGAACATCGGCGGCGAGACCTGGTTCGACCCGGTGTACCAGGCCAACCCCCTCGTCAACGCGCTCGCCGTCGGCGTGCTGCGGCACGAAGACCTGCACCTCGCCAATGCCCGCGGCGCCGGCAACCAGGTGGTGCTGTTCGGCGCCCGCACCGGCGGCGACGGCATCGGCGGGGCATCCATCCTCGCCTCCGACACGTTCAGCGAGGGCGGCCCGACGAAACGGCCCGCAGTACAGGTCGGCGACCCCTTCGCCGAGAAGGTGCTCATCGAGTGCTGCCTCGAACTGTTCGCCGGCGACCTCGTCGAGGGCATCCAGGATCTCGGCGCGGCCGGCATCTCGTGCGCGACGTCGGAGCTGGCCTCCAACGGCGACGGCGGCATGTCGATCGTGCTCGACCAGGTGCTGCTGCGGGACCCCTCCCTCACCCCCGAGGAGATCCTCATGTCGGAGTCGCAGGAGCGCATGATGGCCATCGTGCGCCCAGAGAAACTCGACGGCTTCCTCGAGGTCGTGAAGAAGTGGGACGTCGAGACCAGCGTGCTCGGCGAGGTCACCGACACCGGCCGCCTCTCGATCACCTGGCGCGGGCAGGAGATCGTCAACGTCGACCCCGCCACCGTCGCCGTCGACGGCCCCGTCTACGAACGGCCCGTCGCCCGCCCCGAATGGATCGACGCCCTGAACGCCGACACCGCCGCGAACCTGCCCCGACCTGCGGAGGCCGGCGAGCTCGAAACGCAGTTCCGCGCCCTCATCGGCAGCCCCGACCAGGCCGACGCGAGCTGGATCACCGACCAATACGACACCTATGTGCTCGGCAATACCGCGCTCGCCACCCCCGACGACGGCGGCATGATCCGCGTCGACGAAGCATCCGGGCTCGGCGTCTCGCTCGCCACCGACGCCAACGGCCGTTACTGCCAGCTCGACCCACGCGAAGGCGCGAAGCTCGCCCTCGCCGAGGCGTACCGAAACGTCGCCGCGACCGGCGCGAAGCCCGTCGCCGTCAGCGACTGCCTGAACTTCGGCAGCCCCGAGAACCCCGAGGTCATGTGGCAGTTCTCCGAGGCCGTCGAAGGCCTCTCGGACGGCTGCCTCGAACTCGGCATCCCCGTCACCGGCGGCAACGTCTCCTTCTACAACCAGACCGGGGACGTGCCGATCCACCCCACCCCCGTCGTCGCCGTCATGGGCGTCATCGACGACGTCGGCCGCCGCGTGCCGAGCGGCTGGCAGGATGACGGCCACAACATCTACCTGCTCGGCGACACCCGTGCCGAACTCGACGGCTCGGCCTGGGCCGGCGTCGTGCACGACCACCTCGGCGGGCGGCCCCCGGCCGTCGACCTCGCCGCCGAGCGGCGCCTGGCCGAACTGCTCGTCGCGGCTGCCTACGACGGACTCGTCGACTCGGCCCACGACCTCTCCGACGGCGGCCTGGCCGTCGCCCTCGCCGACGCCGTCTCGCGCTTCGGCGTCGGCGCGCGCGTCTTCCTCGACGAGGTCGCCGCCGACGCCGGGCTCGACCTGGCGACGGTGCTGTTCAGCGAATCGCAGGGCCGGGCGATCGTGACCGTGCCCCGCGAAGACGACGTGCGCTTCCAGGCGTTCTGCGCGGCGCGCGGATGCCCCGTGCGCCGCATCGGCGTGACCGATGCCGAGTCGGGCGCCCTCGACATCCAGGGCTCCTTCGCGCTGCCCGTCGCCGAGATCGTCGCCGGCCGCCGCGCGCCGTTCGAGACCTTCGGCGAACTCGTCAGCTGACGTCGTGGACAGGGCGGTCGGGGGCGCGGGTTCCAGGCCCGTTGGGGCCGGCGCAGGGGCCGAGGTGCTCGGGGCCGTCGCGGGGTGGATCGGCGCCGCGCTCGTCGCCGCGATCGCGATCGGCGTCGTCGTGCGCTTCGTGCGGGCGCCCCACGGCATCCGCTCGCGCCTGCGGCACGCCTTCAGCCCGATCGGCGCCGCCGGCGAGACCTACCAGCGCCTGCACACCGGGCAGGCCGGCCTGCAGGAGTCGTTGATCGAAGCCGTCGCCGAGCAGGAGGCCGGCGCGGCCGGGCGAGAGGGCCGTTCCGGTCGCTGAACGTCACGCCCGCGCGGCCGGCGCGGTCAGCGCACGGGCACGGTCAGCGCACGGGCGCGGTCAGCGCGGGCGGCGGGTGCGCAGGCCGATCAGGGCGAAGAGCGTCCAGAGCACGGCGCCGGTTCCGAGGAACACGGCGACCACGAGCGCGACGCCCCAGAAGTCGTCGAGCGGGAACCATCCGCTCGCCAGCAGCGCCGGCAGCACCGTGCAGACCATGACCGCGAAGTGCACCGCGGTCTGCTTCGCGAGGCTCCACCGCTCGATCCCGTAGATCACCGATGCCCCGCACGTCGCCGCGACGATGATGCCGACGCAGAACGTCGACCGCGCCTGCGCGACGTCCCCGCTCGCCTGCAACGCGATCGCGATCGCCGACATCACGACCAGCGGGATGCCGGCGAGCAGGAGCGCGCGCACTCCGAGACGCGGTGCGGTGCGTGCCACGGGCCCCCTTCGTCGTGCGGTGCCCCCATCCTGACAGATGCGGCGGATGCCGGAGACGCTGCTCCCCTAGGGGCGGTGATGCGGGGCCGTGCAAGGCGGGGCGCGGTGGCACCGAAGGTGCGGTGGTGCCCGAAGGCGCGGTGGCGCCCGAAGGCGCGGTGGTGCCCGAAAGTGCGGTGGTGCCCGAAAGTGCGGTGCCCCGACGAGCGGGCGGATGCCGGGTGCGATGCTTCCCGAAGCTGCACCGGTCCGGGGTGCGGCAGTGCGGGGTGCGATGGATGCCCGGGCGCCCGGCAGCCGTCCGACGCACCCACCGCAGGAGTGCCGATTTCCCGTGGGAGTGCCGACTTCCCGGCACTCCCACGGGAGATCGGCACTCCTAGCACGACCCCCACGGGAGATCCGCACTCCTGCGGGAGATCGGCACTCCTACGTCGACGTGGGTGGGTGGGTGGGTGGCTGCCCGGCCTGCCCGGCCCTGAGCCTGGCGCCGACTCGGGTGCCGCGCAGACGTCGTCACCACCCATGCGGCGAACACGGAACGGCGCTGCAAGCGGCAGCGGCAGACGGCACTGCAAGCGGCGGCGGCAGACGGCACTGCAATTGGCGGCGGTAGACGGTGCCGCAAGGGGCGGCGGGTTGGGGCGCGGTAAACGGCGCCGCAAACGGCCGCGGTATACGGCGCCGCGAGCGGCGGCAACTCGCGGCGGTGGCTAGCGGCGACGCACCGCCGCCCACAGCGCGGCCCAGTCCTCGGGGGCGAGCCGGCCCGGGAGAGCGTCGGCGGGGAGGCCGCGGGCGGCGAGGAGGCGGCGGGCATCCGGAAGCGGGCGCGGGGCGCGGGCGAGCACCTGTGCCAGTCCGCGCCCGCGGCCGCGGAACACCGCCGCGACATACGCCTGGTACGCGCGGCGTTCGCCCCACGGAACGAGCGGTTCGGTGCGCCGGTGCACGGTGAACAGTCCGGCATCCACCGAGGGGATCGGCCGGAACGCCCGCGCCGGCACCCGCCGCTCGAGCCGGAACGCGAACCATGGCGCCCACTGCGCCGTCAGCAGGCTCGAGCCGCCGACGCCGGTGCGGCGCCTGGCGACCTCCCACTGCGTGAGCAGCACCGCGTCGGTCCAGCCGGGTGCGGCCAGCAGCCCGCGCAGCATCGCCGTCGTGATGTGGAACGGCACGTTCGAGACGACGGCGTGCGGGGTGTGCGGATGCCGCCAGGCGAGCGCATCGGCGGTGACGACGTCTGCGCGGCGCCCGAGCCGGCGGCGCAGTTCGGCGGCGCGGTGCGGGTCGATCTCGACCGCGGTGAGGGGCCGGCCGAGCCGGGCGAGCGGATGCGTGAGGGCGCCGCCGCCGGCGCCGAGCTCGAGCAGGGGGCCGCCGGTCGCCGCGGCGAGTTCGACGACGCGGTCGATCACGGCGCGGTCGACGAGGAAGTTCTGCCCGAGTTCGTGGCGGCCGCCGGGCAGCGCGTGGGGGTCGCCGCTCGGCGGGTCGTGGCGGGCGCCGGAGCCGCCGGGCCGGGCGCGCTGGCCGCCGGAACCGTTGTGCGGCGGGTCGTGGCGGGACGCGGCGGATACGCGGCCGGGCCGCGCATCCGATCCGCGGTCGGGCCGGTGCGGGGCGGCGCCGCGCCGGGCGGCGGGCGTGTTCGATGAGTGGATGCGGGAACGTGCGCGCACGAGAAGACTCCGTTTGCCGAGATGGACGGCCGGGGTCGTGGAAGCAGACACCCGGCGATGGTCATCGCTGGGCGGAGCGGTGCGTGAAGAAGCCCCTCCGCCTCAGGCGGTACGGGGCCGAATGATCATCTCGAAGCACGACATAGGCAGCGACACTACCAGAGCAGGCTGCGCCCCGTCGAGGGTCGCGCGGCGACTCAGCCGAACCCCGACCCGCACCGCCGTCTCCTCAGGAGTGCTGACTTCCCGTGGGAGTGCCGACTTCCCGGCACTCTGACGGGAGATCGGCACTCCTAGCACGACCCCCACGGGAGATCCGCACTCCGAGCGCGTTCCATCCGGGAGAGCGGCACTCCTGCGGGAGATCGGCACTCCGAGGACGACGTGCACCGCGCACAGAAGGCCGCAACGCACGTGCCCAACGGGTGAACGGCACGTTGGAAGCGGGCTGCGCGCGAGTGCGCGTGGGCGGATGAGGGCGCGCGAGTGCGCGTGGGCGGATGAGCGCGCGCGGGTCACTCGGCGCAGACATCGCGCAGCTGGCGGCGCGCAGCGGGCGGCGCGCGGCGGGCGCGCAGCGGGCGCGCGGGTCGCCCGGCGCAGGCGGCGCGCACCGGGCGCGCGGCGCCTCAGCGCAGGATCGGCGGCGCGTCAGCGCCGGGTGAGGGTGAGGTGGACGACGCCGCTCGGGGCGGCGACGGCCTCGATATCGTAGCGGGATTCGAGGCCCTCCAGCCCGTCCCAGAGCCGCACGCCGCGGCCGAGGAGGATCGGCGCCTGCACGATGTGGGCGACGTCGATGAGGCCTTCGGCGAGGAAGTCGCGCACGACGGTCGGGCCGCCGCCGATGCGCACGTCGAGCCCGCCGACGGCTTCGCGGGCGAGCTCGAGCGCTTCGCGCGGGCTCGCGTCGATGAAGCGGAACACGGTGCCGCCCTCCATCTCGAGGTCGGGCCGCGGGTGATGGGTGAGCACGAACACGGGCGTGTGGAACGGCGGATTCGGCCCCCACCAGCCGCGCCATTCGGCGTCGGTGCCGAGATCCACCCACGGCCCGTGCTCCGGGCTGAACTTGCCGCGCCCCATGATCTCGGCGCCGACGCCATGCTCGTGCCGCTCGGCGAAGGCGTTGTCGACGCCCTCGCCGCCGCCCGGCTCGCCGTTCATGGTGTGCCACATGCGGGTCTCGAACATCCACTCGTGCATGCGCTGGCCGGCGTGCCCGAACGGCGCGTCGAAGCTCAGCCCCTCGCCCGTGCCGAAACCGTCGAGGGAGATCGAGAAGTTGTGGACCAGAACGCGCGACATGGGGCCTCCGAGGCGAGTGGATGCCCCGACGCTACCGTCGCGCGGGTCGGTCGTCACCTATTCGGGGACGCGCGGCGGCACGCCGGCGGGTGTGGATGCCGCGATGCGGCGCCGAGTTCACGCCCCGTCGGGCGGGTGCACGAGCAGATCGACGCGTTCGGCGAGGTAGGCGTCGAAGGGGGCCGGCGCGGCACCGGGGCTCCAGCGCACCAGGGGCTCGCCGCCGACGATGGTGAGGGGGCTCGCGGCATCCACCGGCTCGAGGGGCCGGGCCGCGAAGTTCACGACCTCGCCGCGCTCGAAGGGGCCCTGGAACGCGGCGGCGCGATAGGCACGGCGTTCTTCACCCGAGGCGGACTGGTAGTTCGGGTGGCCCGGCGGCACGGCCCGGGTCGTCGGCCCGGCCGCGAGGAGCGTTCCGTCGCGGGCGAGCAGGAACACGCCGAGCCGCCACACGCGGCCGATCGGGCGCATCTTCGCCCGGCGGCGGATGCTGTAGCGGCGCCGCTCGGGCACGAACTCGGCGAGCGCTTCGTCGCGGGCGCCGGCCTCGGCGAGTGCCGCGGCCGCGCGCACCCCTGCCGCGCGCACGTGCTCGAGCGCGGCCGCGGCATCCGGCCCACCGCCAGCACCCCCGGCGCCCTCCCTCGCCCCGCTCACGGCAGGCGCAGCTCTCCGCCGAGCACCCCGTCCAGGAACCCCCACACGCGGGCGCCGGTCTCGGGCGAGGCGCTCGTGCGGGTCGGGCGCTGGCGTTGCGGGGTGCCGCGCGTCAGGAACCTCGGCCCCCAGAAGTCGCCGCCGCGCACCCCGGCCGCGGTCGCGGCGTGCACGACGGGCAGCGCGCCGACGTCTTTGCCCTGCGCGATGGGGGCCTGCAGTGCGTCGGCGAAGCGGTCGGCACGGCCGGGCTCGTTGACGCCCGGCACGCGGGGCGTGCGCCCGCTGATCGAGTACCCGGGGTGGGCGACGAGGCTCGCGACGGGGACGCCGGCGGCGCGCAGCCGCCGGTCGAGTTCGAAGGCGAAGGCCTGCACGGCGATCTTCGACTGCGCGTAGGCGCGCCAAGCATCGTAGCCGTGCTCGAGCTGCAGATCGCCGACACGGAAGGTCGACAGGCGGCTCGACAGCGAACCGAGCGACACCACCCGGGCCGGTGCCGCGCCGAGCGAGTCGGCGAGCGCCGGCAGCAGCCGGGCGATGAAGAGGGCGTGGCCGATGAGGTTCGTGGCGAGCACGAGTTCGTTGACGTCGGGGCTCGTCTGCCTGCGGGCGGGGGTGTGCACGATGCCGGCGTTCGCGATGAGACCGTCGACGGGGGTGGATGCCAGCCGCTCCGCTCCGGCGCGCACCGAGGCGAGTGAGGAGATGTCCATGAGGTGGGGTTCGAGGGCGGCTGCGGGGTGGCGGGCGCGGATGGCGCGCGCTGCGGCATCCACTCGGCCAGCGTCGCGGCCGCTCAGCACGACGGTCGCTCCGGCTGCGGCCAGGCGTGCGGCGGTGAAGAAGCCGATGCCGCGGCTCGCGCCGGTGACGATGATGCGGCGCCCGGTCTGGTCGGGCGGCTCGGGCGCCGTCGCGGTCATGGCGCGGCGGGCGCCCCGCCGTCGGCCGCCGGGGCGGGGGCATCGCCGTTCGCGGAACCGGCGATCTCCTCGTGGTGCTGGATGACCTCGGCGACGACGAAGTTGAACCACTTCTCGGCGAACGCCGGGTCGAGGTGGGCCTCCTCGGCGAGCGCACGCAGGCGGGCGATCTGGCGCCGCTCCCGCTCGGGATCGCTCGGCGGCAGGCCGTGCGCGGCCTTCAGCCGGCCGACCTGCTGGGTGAACTTGAAGCGTTCGGCGAGCAAGTGGATGAGGGCGGCGTCGATGTTGTCGATGCTCGAGCGGATGCCG belongs to Agromyces archimandritae and includes:
- a CDS encoding SDR family NAD(P)-dependent oxidoreductase, whose translation is MTATAPEPPDQTGRRIIVTGASRGIGFFTAARLAAAGATVVLSGRDAGRVDAAARAIRARHPAAALEPHLMDISSLASVRAGAERLASTPVDGLIANAGIVHTPARRQTSPDVNELVLATNLIGHALFIARLLPALADSLGAAPARVVSLGSLSSRLSTFRVGDLQLEHGYDAWRAYAQSKIAVQAFAFELDRRLRAAGVPVASLVAHPGYSISGRTPRVPGVNEPGRADRFADALQAPIAQGKDVGALPVVHAATAAGVRGGDFWGPRFLTRGTPQRQRPTRTSASPETGARVWGFLDGVLGGELRLP
- a CDS encoding chorismate mutase — encoded protein: MTEPGESFDERDAAMTELLGIRSSIDNIDAALIHLLAERFKFTQQVGRLKAAHGLPPSDPERERRQIARLRALAEEAHLDPAFAEKWFNFVVAEVIQHHEEIAGSANGDAPAPAADGGAPAAP
- a CDS encoding dihydrofolate reductase family protein, translated to MSRVLVHNFSISLDGFGTGEGLSFDAPFGHAGQRMHEWMFETRMWHTMNGEPGGGEGVDNAFAERHEHGVGAEIMGRGKFSPEHGPWVDLGTDAEWRGWWGPNPPFHTPVFVLTHHPRPDLEMEGGTVFRFIDASPREALELAREAVGGLDVRIGGGPTVVRDFLAEGLIDVAHIVQAPILLGRGVRLWDGLEGLESRYDIEAVAAPSGVVHLTLTRR